The Streptomyces sp. HSG2 genome has a segment encoding these proteins:
- a CDS encoding DUF6113 family protein, translated as MTGVDSPRPLRPPARPSLGRALAYLLLLVAGAVVGTAGALTQSARPPGGLLLALAAEVGVCVGAAVLVGTRGAAVVTAAGWSLAVVLLTTSRPEGDFLFAAQAGSYLFLLGGIALAVLCATLAPVRFGAAGGPLPGGPTEEDA; from the coding sequence ATGACCGGCGTCGACTCCCCGCGCCCCCTCCGGCCGCCGGCGCGGCCCTCCCTCGGACGCGCCCTGGCGTACCTCCTGCTGCTCGTCGCGGGCGCCGTGGTGGGGACGGCGGGCGCGCTGACGCAGTCGGCGCGCCCGCCCGGCGGCCTGCTGCTCGCCCTCGCGGCAGAGGTGGGGGTCTGCGTCGGCGCGGCCGTCCTCGTCGGTACCCGGGGGGCCGCCGTCGTGACGGCGGCGGGCTGGTCGCTGGCCGTCGTCCTGCTGACCACCAGCCGCCCGGAGGGCGACTTCCTCTTCGCGGCGCAGGCGGGTTCGTACCTCTTCCTGCTGGGCGGTATCGCCCTCGCCGTGCTCTGCGCCACCCTCGCCCCGGTGAGGTTCGGGGCCGCCGGGGGCCCTCTCCCCGGTGGACCAACCGAAGAGGACGCCTGA